A stretch of the Papaver somniferum cultivar HN1 chromosome 6, ASM357369v1, whole genome shotgun sequence genome encodes the following:
- the LOC113289548 gene encoding eukaryotic translation initiation factor 5B-like: MDQKKTFVCDGRNSLVLQSESSTSKKKDHVVEDGDYCITGSEDENTNWQLGSSSSEADAEAIINNSKXKKNNSEGTSQEEDDLDKVLAEHGNAPIVPKYNASPKEEKVQAQPEQIGSVDATGGEKEAEAETGKSAAAKKNKKKKEKEKEKKAAAAAAAAAAGVQDATQEETKSKKRDDKRPIHVIKMQEALQRRKELEERMRREEEEKERREEEEHLRQEELEKQAEEAKRRKKEKEKERMLMRKQEGKPITRKQKNEACRLELLRNQFLTQKSKSAPAKENGGASATNSADDLQLKEMNAAKNTNTREVDSILSNSIEEVEVKHENEGKSVEEEEIEDKEWHTKSWGDSDVQILVKSAFASEEVEPSVVKKEAKCATSPDSGTAVKPYTASGGGVPQYLECEDVKSDVAAKNRRKDAAAKREAQTMEVPPKRGEDKLRSPICCIMGHVDTGKTKLLDCIRGTNVQEGEAGGITQQIGATYFPAVNIRERTRELKADAKLRVPGLLVIDTPGHESFTNLRSRGSGLCDIAILVVDIMHGLERQTIESLNLLKMRNTEFIVALNKVDRLSGWKTCKNKPIFKAMKQQSKDVQMEFNWRLTQIITQLKEQGLNTELYYKNKEMGETYNIVPTSAISGEGIPDLLLLLVKWTEKTLVEKLMFTNEVQCTVLEVKAIEGQGTTIDVVLVNGVLHEGDQIVVCGTQGPIVTTIRALLTPHPMKELRIKGSYLHHKELKAAQGVKINAQGLDHAVAGTGLYVVGPDDDVEDIKEATMQDMKSVMSRIDKSGTGVCVQASTLGSLEALLEFLKSPVVNIPVSGINIGPVHKSDVRRACAMLERNREYATILAFDVKVTPVARELAKESGVKIFTADIIYHLFDQFQKYMDNFKEEKKREASVEAVFPCRLKIMPDCVFNKKDPIVLGVNVLEGTLKTGTPICILSDSGESEFIDIGQITSIQINHKEVGTAKKGQKVAIKILSKKIFGKHFTVANELVSHITRESVGILKAYFQDDMGNEDWKLLEELQRDFKIDQIYF, from the exons ATGgatcaaaagaagactttcgtCTGTGACGGGAGGAACTCCCTTGTTCTACAGAGTGAGTCGTCCACATCGAAGAAAAAAGACCATGTCGTAGAAGATGGTGACTATTGCATTACTGGAAGTGAGGATGAAAATACCAACTGGCAACTTGGTAGCAGCTCTAGTGAAGCCGATGCCGAAGCCATTATAAACAATAGCAAA NAGAAGAAAAATAATAGCGAAGGAACATCCCAGGAGGAAGATGACTTAGACAAAGTTCTGGCCGAGCACGGCAATGCTCCCATTGTTCCAAAATATAATGCTTCTCCAAAAGAAGAAAAGGTTCAAGCTCAACCTGAACAGATAGGCTCGGTTGATGCTACTGGAGGGGAGAAGGAAGCGGAGGCAGAAACAGGGAAGTCTGCGGCagcaaagaagaacaaaaagaagaaggagaaggaaaaggagAAGAAGGCAGCTGCTGCGGCTGCAGCGGCTGCAGCGGGAGTTCAGGATGCAACACAGGAGGAAACAAAGAGTAAAAAACGTGATGACAAGCGCCCAATTCATGTTATAAAAATGCAGGAGGCTTTGCAAAGGCGTAAAGAACTTGAAGAGAGAATGAGGAGggaagaggaagagaaagaaAGGAGGGAGGAAGAAGAGCACCTCAGGCAAGAGGAACTCGAGAAACAAGCAGAAGAAGCCAAGcgaaggaaaaaggaaaaagaaaaagagaggatGCTGATGAGGAAGCAGGAAGGGAAGCCTATAACAAGGAAGCAGAAAAATGAAGCTTGTCGGCTTGAACTACTTAGGAATCAGTTTCTTACGCAGAAGTCTAAGTCAGCTCCTGCTAAAGAAAATGGCGGGGCTTCTGCAACAAACAGTGCGGACGACCTGCAGCTGAAGGAAATGAATGCAGCTAAAAACACGAATACTAGAGAGGTAGACTCAATATTATCTAATTCTATTGAGGAAGTGGAAGTTAAGCATGAGAATGAAGGTAAATCAGTTGAGGAGGAAGAAATTGAGGACAAAGAATGGCACACAAAGAGCTGGGGTGATAGTGATGTCCAAATCCTGGTCAAGAGCGCCtttgccagtgaagaggttgagccAAGTGTGGTGAAGAAAGAAGCCAAGTGTGCAACATCACCGGATTCTGGTACCGCGGTGAAGCCATATACTGCTTCTGGTGGAGGTGTTCCTCAATATTTAGAATGTGAAGACGTTAAgagtgatgttgcggctaagaATAGAAGAAAGGATGCTGCAGCTAAACGAGAAGCACAGACTATGGAGGTACCTCCGAAAAGGGGAGAAGATAAACTGCGTTCTCCAATATGTTGTATTATGGGACATGTTGATACTGGTAAAACGAAGCTACTAGATTGCATCCGCGGAACTAATGTCCAGGAAGGCGAGGCTGGAGGAATTACACAGCAAATTGGGGCAACCTATTTTCCTGCCGTGAACATAAGAGAGAGAACCCGGGAGTTAAAAGCAGATGCAAAGTTACGGGTCCCTGGTCTTTTGGTTATTGATACTCCAGGACACGAGTCGTTTACTAACTTGCGTTCACGTGGGTCTGGGTtatgtgatattgcaattttggttgttgacaTTATGCATGGATTGGAACGACAGACTATTGAATCCCTGAATCTTCTGAAAATGCGGAACACAGAGTTCATAGTTGCGCTGAACAAG GTCGATAGATTATCTGGTTGGAAAACGTGCAAGAATAAACCTATTTTCAAAGCCATGAAGCAGCAATCTAAGGATGTCCAGATGGAATTCAATTGGAGGCTCACTCAG ATCATTACTCAGTTGAAAGAACAGGGTCTCAATACTGAGTTgtattacaaaaataaagaaatgggGGAAACCTACAATATTGTTCCAACAAGTGCAATCAG TGGTGAAGGCATCCCAGATTTGCTGCTATTATTGGTTAAGTGGACTGAGAAAACTCTGGTGGAGAAGCTTATGTTTACCAATGAAGTTCAG TGCACGGTGTTGGAGGTTAAGGCTATTGAAGGTCAGGGGACAACTATTGACGTGGTATTAGTAAATGGAGTGCTTCATGAGGGGGATCAGATTGTGGTTTGTGGTACACAG GGGCCAATTGTTACCACTATTCGTGCTCTACTGACACCGCATCCAATGAAGGAGCTACGGATAAAG GGCTCTTATCTGCATCACAAAGAACTCAAAGCAGCCCAGGGTGTGAAAATCAATGCTCAG GGCCTTGATCATGCTGTTGCAGGCACTGGTCTGTATGTGGTGGGTCCTGATGACGATGTTGAAGACATCAAGGAAGCAACAATGCAAGACATGAAGTCCGTCATGAGCAGGATTGACAAGAGTGGTACAGGTGTATGTGTTCAAGCATCAACACTTGGGTCACTGGAGGCATTGCTGGAGTTTTTGAAGAGCCCTGTAGTCAATATCCCTGTCAGTGGTATAAACATAGGTCCTGTACACAAGAGTGATGTCAGGAGGGCATGTGCCATGCTTGAAAGGAACAGGGAATATGCCACCATTCTGGCATTTGATGTCAAAGTGACGCCCGTGGCTCGTGAGCTTGCTAAGGAGAGTGGTGTAAAAATATTCACTGCTGATATAATATATCATCTTTTTGATCAGTTCCAGAAATATATGGACAACTTTAAGGAGGAAAAGAAGAGAGAAGCTTCGGTGGAAGCTGTCTTTCCATGCCGTCTCAAGATTATGCCGGATTGTGTATTTAATAAGAAGGACCCAATTGTATTGGGGGTCAACGTTCTTGAAGGCACCCTTAAG ACGGGCACTCCAATTTGCATTCTATCTGATTCTGGTGAAAGTGAATTTATCGATATCGGTCAGATTACATCAATCCAAATCAATCACAAAGAAGTTGGGACTGCCAAGAAAGGACAGAAGGTTGCCATAAAG ATACTGAGTAAAAAAATCTTTGGCAAGCACTTTACAGTGGCCAATGAACTAGTTAGCCACATCACCAGAGAGTCGGTTGGAATACTGAAAGCTTATTTTCAG GACGATATGGGTAATGAAGATTGGAAGTTGCTGGAGGAACTGCAGAGGGACTTCAAGATTGATCAAATCTATTTTTAG